A stretch of Lathyrus oleraceus cultivar Zhongwan6 chromosome 6, CAAS_Psat_ZW6_1.0, whole genome shotgun sequence DNA encodes these proteins:
- the LOC127095700 gene encoding uncharacterized protein LOC127095700 → MTKIVSKEAIRGIPKLKIEECKICGECQIGKQTKMSHPKLQHHTTSKVFELFHMDLMGPMHVQCLGGKDIGHEFSSPTTPKQNGVVERKNKTLQESDRVMLHAKHLPYYFWAEAMNTTFYIHNRVSMRIVDDNITEKGTNVEEDVGTSAN, encoded by the exons ATGACGAAGATTGTGTCTAAAGAAGCCATCAGAGGTATTCCAAAGCTGAAGATTGAAGAATGTAAGATTTGTGGTGAGTGTCAAATAgggaagcaaaccaagatgtcacatccaaaGTTGCAACATCATACTACTTCAAAGGTTTTTGAACTTTttcatatggacttaatgggtCCCATGCATGTCCAGTGCCTTGGTGGGAAAG ATATTGGccatgagttctcttctcccacCACCCCTAAGCAAAACGGAGTTGTTGAACGCAAGAATAAGACTCTACAAGAATCAGATAGAGTCATGCTTCATGCTAAGCATCTACCCTACtatttttgggctgaagcaatgaatactACTTTCTATATTCACAATAGGGTCTCTATGAGAATTG TGGATGATAATATCACAGAGAAAGGAACTAATGTCGAAGAAGATGTTGGCACATCAGCAAACTGA
- the LOC127095701 gene encoding uncharacterized protein LOC127095701, translating to MEDKPRIPENPKTSFHNSFMIQNVFIGVLRLMELKIQLAIQILIDCGIHATRGLSIGSLDDSPLKKEKKQREETRGKWITNADKTREKHSSKRKSYQIGKKRLQRRSWTRKTKHYLREAIHQVGEVIDIEMKKHEGKEGEKHMKEIDLDEFLKGIFDGTHYLQRNLLPTLQFVLGTPKYIFFYHIILELFYIFIHKNNCKILNVFKSSLIFWIFKDTTRHLRLMTMKIRGTNGMIVGRRRDRDVVSAGDMRGDVDDSRLRERRVLKRMDKKSRPNVKNIPSDIRNNNEFQRRIRTEERSDQGLYVSWYDDDNSESETDDEAAKHVTALTGSYESDEDSCDEEAEKEEYMSTIFDLQDEVTLLTSKLDSMIKSIRMLNRGYDVLDKVMKLGK from the exons ATGGAGGATAAGCCAAGAATTCCTGAAAATCCAAAGACTTCCTTTCATAATTCTTTTATG ATTCAGAATGTTTTTATTGGTGTTCTTAGGTTGATGGAACTGAAGATCCAATTGGCGATCCAAATCTTGATTGATTGTGGAATTCATGCTACTAGG GGTTTATCTATTGGAAGTTTGGATGATTCTCCATTGAAGAAAGAGAAGAAACAACGCGAGGAAACACGTGGGAAATGGATAACCAATGCAGACAAAACAAGGGAAAAACATAGCTCAAAACGCAAAAGCTACCAAATAGGGAAGAAACGCTTACAAAGAAGGAGCTGGACGAGAAAGACAAAACACTATTTGAGGGAAGCAATACACCAGGTGGGTGAGGTAATAGACATTGAGATGAAGAAACATGAAGGGAAAGAGGGAGAGAAACATATGAAAGAGATTGatcttgatgaattcttaaaGGGGATCTTTGATGGAACTCATTACCTTCAGAGAAATCTTCTTCCCACCCTTCAATTTGTACTTGGCACCCCAAAATACATATTCTTTTACCATATTATCCTTGAACTATTTTATATTTTCATTCACAAAAACAATTGTAAAATATTGAATGTTTTCAAAAGCTCTCTAATTTTCTGGATTTTCAAAGACACTACCAGACATTTGCGCTTAATGACAA tGAAGATTCGAGGCACAAATGGTATGATTGTTGGTCGACGACGTGATAGAGATGTTGTGAGCGCTGGAGATATGAGAGGTGATGTAGACGACTCGCGTCTTCGGGAAAGGAGA GTGCTGAAGAGAATGGACAAGAAATCaagacctaatgtcaagaacatccctTCTGACATCAGGAATAACAATGAGTTTCAGAGAAGAATAAGAACAGAAGAAAGGTCCGATCAAG GGTTGTATGTTTCTTGGTATGATGATGATAACTCTGAAAGTGAAACTGATGATGAAGCTGCAAAACATGTAACTGCCTTAACTGGAAGTtatgaatctgatgaagattcaTGTGATGAAGAA GCAGAAAAAGAAGAATATATGTCTACCATCTTTGATCTTCAAGATGAGGTGACTCTATTGACTTCCAAACTCGATAGCATGATAAAGTCTATAAGAATGTTGAACAGGGGTTATGATGTGTTAGATAAAGTTATGAAGTTGGGAAAGTAG